The Pristis pectinata isolate sPriPec2 chromosome 16, sPriPec2.1.pri, whole genome shotgun sequence region TCAACAACTTTAGgttgtttatttcaatatttaaatgtGCAATTTTAACTGTTCCTGTTTGTATAAATTCATTCACGAGTCTGGCtgctccaaaaaaaaagtttggtGACATTATGGCTACTAGATACAATAGATCCTCTGCACACAACATCAACAACTGATGTTGGAGAGCCTAAGCCCATAGAGGTCATTAGGTCTTTATGGGCAACCTTCTTCAAAATCAGTGCCAAGAACTATCCAGGTCTCTTCAAACAATCGCATTTGTTGCTTAAAATCAGTTACAACTTGTTAAATGCTTTAACTGATGTAATAatgcagtatttaaaaaaaatgccagacTAAGTTTTTCATTAATAGAAAGACCACACCTGATGTGATGCAAATTAAATATTCCATTTACCTTTTTCCATGTCAGACTGTAGCTGTGCCTCCAGATCCTCTGGTGAGACATAATATTCTTGTTCTTCTCCTTCAGGAGGCTTTGGTTTACACTTCCCACAGCAGCAATTACAGCAGCAGCAGAGGCAGCAACAGAAGTAACAACCAGTAATCACTCCACAGAAGACAAACAATGCCTGAAATCATAAAAAGTTTTGTCAGCAGAGAACTCCATTTAAATaggatttcaaaaaaaaatgctaactGAAGTATTTCTGTAGGACAATGTTCTTGACATATTTTATATGAAAACAAGTGTGGCCATTTAGAGTCGCATTAAAAAGTTTAGCAAATATAAATTCAGACAATAGATAAGCCATGACCAAGATTCAACGCAAGACCTTTTTGCCCCAAGGGGACAttaaaaactcgagggcataggtttaaggtgagagggaagagatttaatagtaacCTGAGAGGCAACAAAAAAGGTACtcagacaggttcatggattagaatggtttagagggatatgggtcgaactcggacaaataggactagcttagatgggaatcttggttggcatggaccagttgggcgaacggcctgtttctgtgctctattactATATCATATATTGCCATTTCTTAGAGGTGCAGTGGTGGAAGTTGAGGAGAGGAGCCAGAAAATATCAGATAAAATAACAAACTGAATAAGGagaccattgaggacatcttcaagaggtggtgccatccatcattaaggaccctcaccatctgggacatgccctcttctcattactactatcagggaggaggtacaggagactgaagacccacattcaacattttaggaacagcttctttccctccaccattagatttctgaacggtccatgaacactatctcgctattcctcttttgcactattgtaacatatagtaatttttaatgtcttgcactgtactgctgccgcaaaacaacacattttacaacatacgtcagtgataataaacctgactgatAATCAAACAGCACAGTGCAgatattttctttcttctcctaATCCATATCCTAATGGAATATTACATCCCTTAATCTACCATTATAATCAATCCTAATCCCCACCGAGGAATGGAGAAACACATGCTGGGAGTTGTACCAGGCACATATAAAAGTGAGGAAACAACCTAAAGTTGCAACACAGTGTGAAAACATAGATAGAAGTAAATGATTacacaacagatcagatcaaatctCTGTGGTCCTGCCACACCTAGTCAAGGAGATGAAATGGTTTCAATAGCAGCACCATCCTCAACACTTGCATCACCAAGAATGATTGGTGAAGACAAAGCATTCACAATCAAGCTCAGCaggaagtgccaagtggatgatttttctttgtttcctctTGAGGTACATACCATAACATAAACTAGACGTCAGCAAATTCAATCGACTTCATGTGAGTGATATTACTGAGTCCCCCCACTATCAAAATCCTGTGAGATCACCACTGACTAGAAATCTATGTGGAATAGACGCATAcaatgtgactacaagagcaggtcagagggtcATATCATCTTTTGTAGCAGTAACGCTACTATGGAATGGGACAGGAGGCAAAAATAAATCATATTTCAGACCATTTTAAGAGTACCCAAGTACAGGTGCTGACTTAGAAGATCCCCTTTGCTGAAAAGGCTGCCAAAACCAGTTAAAATGAACTGTGAGATGACTTGCAGAAGGCTGCATACACCTATCTTTCGGAGAGGATGACTACATGGGAACAGCAAATCAAGAGATTAATATGCTGACGAGTGCTCTTGAAATGCAAGCCCAAATTTTGCTGTTCGGTTCacatgctttttgttttaaaaacattttcacaAGTTTGAATATTGATTTTTTGTAAAGAACTGTGTGGTATTAAGTACCGAATGCAAGTCCCAAATGAATATTTAGAAATGAAGTACAGTCATTCTATTCAAATAAATATTCTTTATGAGTGGCTGGTAGATCCAAGCAATTTGTGAGTTTTGTTCACAAATGCCAATCTATGCCAGTTACATAGTAGACAGCACAAAAGGGTTGAACTTGTACAGAAGGAGAGGAAAATATGAATTTGTGACCTACACCATAAAATGTTTACAGACTGACAAATTCTAATGTCTAGTCACAATGGAACAATTAGATACTATCAAGTTATACATATGGAATAATTTGTGATCTGCATAAATTTAAAACTTGAAACAAGGGACATTTAGATGTCAGACGTGTCAGCCAGACTGAAAGATGATCTTTGTCCTCTGTTTCGAGTTATTTATCAAAGCAGGTTAAACAACACAGATTGTTTACATagtttaaattaaatattccagatgAATCATTATCCCTCAGACAATCAATACATATTAAATTTATATTAACTGCTTCACTGGAAGTTAGGTACTTAAATGGGTACAGGGGTCTAAATGACCCATGAGAATGTAAGAGAAAAGAACCAGTGAAAAAGAAAATCCAACATATGAAATGGGTTATTATATACTGGTAGTAAAATCTATGTTTATTGCaaagttggggggagggtggggttgggagcAAAGGGCAgggtggagagaaggggaagagagcATGCAGGGGAAGGAAGGTTGTATTTACATAGGTTATCTGCTTGTAATAGATCCAATTTTTCCTTATTGGTTGACAAATAATAGCCAGGAGAATTCCCCGACCTCTTAATAAAGTAGGACAGAATTTTGTTTCTAAGGGCAGGCAAGTTTAATGCGTCATCAGAATGAGTGCCCTTGAATCTGTCAACCTTGACTTTATGCTCAAGTCCCAATTCCTGTATATACAGTTACCCGAGTAATTCAGTTATCACTTGTCCCatgatcagaaaaaaaataatttgcttctgCTAAATATCTCAGTACTATCAGAACTCCTCACCTTTGCCCACCAGCTGGACAAGACGAAGTATGTATTTACATTCTCCTCACCAAACTGCTCTGCCACGTAGAGACCCAATGATCCATACTTATCGTAAATATTCCGCTTTGTGGCATCAGTCAGAATTGCATGAGCATTGTTTATCTCCTTAAATTTCTCTGAAGCTTCAGGATTATCTGGATTCTTGTCAGGGTGGTACTTTAAAGCAAGTTTTCTGTATAAAAAGGAAACAATGTTAGAATGCTCAAAAATGGAAAATTTCCAAGTCAAATCAGCTTTGTCACTATAATTAAAAAGTTCTTTGTCAAAGTGCCTTATAGGTTGAAATGTAATGTTTAGGATTCTTTTTGGAGCACTACTTCAGAATATCCAATTTTACTTCACATTCAAGATTATTTTGGCAAAGATTTTGTTACTATCCAACATACAGTACATCACGCAGGAATGGGTAATGTCAGGGTCCTGTGGCAGATGCAATCGGAAaacaaaacaacttgcatttacataatgcTTTTGAGTAAAAATGCCTTGTGCGCTTCTCAGagaagaaaattaaattgaaCAAGCAAAATCTTAAAAGGGACTGGCATGAATAAGTTCCAATTAATGGCATACAATGAGTCAGAGAGAAGATAAAAGGTCAGCTTTGTACTGTAAAGGATACAGGGCCCAGAATGAGTTAAGGACCTTATCCAGGaattgattttatatttttaagtagATGGAGGCTGAAGGTGGGCAGTGTGGTAAAAGAGTGCAGTTGAAAGACACTGTGGTGCTCTCTCTCACCCACTCCCATCCTCTATCCACAAGGACAGATGTGGAAGAAAATGAAGttgaaggagggaagggtgatGTGGTGAGACTATAAAGAAGTTGTTGGCGAGGTTTTCGTAGTGATCAGGACCACAAGGAGTTGTGGAACCACAAGTAATAGCAAAGTTAACTGGTGACTTGTTTGCCCCTATTTTTCTGCTGTTAGGCTGTTAACATCCACAATCCAGGCTCCAAGAATGGTCACAACAACATGCAAAAGCCTGCAAGGAAACAAGCATATGAATTTGCACTTTCAGGGAAAGAAGACTAATATGTTCCCAGAGATATTTCCCACTTGCTTCAGTATATTATGTTATAGTTATTTAGCATATATTATACTCAAGACCTGCTTGAAATAAAGTATTAAAGAGGCTGTTTTTCTCATGCTACTTTATTTCATCAGAAATGTGCAAACATTTTCAATTTATAAGCTTCTTGGAAAACAACAAATAATTGAATTATTCCTCAAGTTGACAGATCAGCTTTAACTGCACCTTCATTGTAACTGAAGAATTATATTTCCAGCTATATTAATGTTGACTGGTCCGACATTCCAATCTTTTGCACCTCTTATCATCTAAATTGGAGAGGGGGTAGAGGAAGATGTGCGGGAGAAAGcatacaaaaagaaaattacGCTTTAAGCTTAGTCCAAAATTCTTGATATGTTCACATTCTGCAATTTCAGCACAGCAGTACTTCAAAAATTCACCCAAAGCAATTCCAGATTTCACTGCAGTTTAACACTGAAGAACATGGAACAGAATTTACTATGATTTCTAAAATTGGCAGAGTATCTTCATTTGAACAAATGGCACCCTCTGGTGTTACGTTtaataattacaatatttaacattgcaaaaaaacttgcagaaATTGAGGTTTCTTAGTTGCACTAAATagatattaaattaaaatttattttggaagaTCAGATTTTTAGTTGATTAACTAGAAAATTAATGAATTACTTCAGAAACTTCAGAGATACAGTACAATCCTGTTAGTCTAGCAAGCTCAGGACTGGTGCTGTCAGACTGGTAGATTTTTCACATTGTTTGTTATTCCAAATAATATTCCaactgtcatgaaccagcaacaaaagaaacacactgagcatgattcagtgttaaaaactattttattaatcactacttatgataatacgtaaaataaaagtaaaaatgttagtatgttagaatt contains the following coding sequences:
- the LOC127578792 gene encoding dnaJ homolog subfamily C member 5, producing MGDQRQRSLSTSGESLYVVLGLDKNASPEDIKKSYRKLALKYHPDKNPDNPEASEKFKEINNAHAILTDATKRNIYDKYGSLGLYVAEQFGEENVNTYFVLSSWWAKALFVFCGVITGCYFCCCLCCCCNCCCGKCKPKPPEGEEQEYYVSPEDLEAQLQSDMEKEGDGAIVVQPTSATETTQLTSDSHPSYHTE